The Pirellulales bacterium genome includes a window with the following:
- a CDS encoding chemotaxis protein CheW, with translation MSHQDRQFCTFHVDTLYLGIDVQEVQEVIRYQEMTRIPLATPAIRGLINLRGQIVTAIDLRSCLELPPRKPGQQPMNVVVRDGENAISLLVDSIGDVVEVRDETFEPPPATARAKVRELIRGTYKQSERLLLELDTERTIAESCAALTAV, from the coding sequence ATGAGTCATCAAGACCGTCAATTTTGCACTTTTCACGTGGACACCCTGTATCTGGGGATCGACGTGCAAGAAGTCCAGGAAGTCATCCGTTATCAAGAAATGACACGGATTCCCCTGGCGACCCCGGCGATCCGGGGATTAATCAACCTGCGCGGCCAGATTGTCACCGCGATCGATTTACGGTCCTGCCTGGAACTTCCCCCGCGAAAACCGGGCCAACAACCAATGAACGTGGTGGTGCGCGATGGAGAGAACGCCATCAGCCTGCTGGTGGATAGCATTGGAGACGTTGTGGAGGTGCGTGATGAAACATTTGAGCCTCCCCCAGCCACGGCCCGGGCCAAGGTCCGCGAATTGATTCGCGGCACTTACAAGCAATCCGAGCGACTGTTGTTAGAGTTGGACACAGAGCGGACCATCGCCGAGAGCTGCGCGGCGTTAACCGCCGTTTAA
- a CDS encoding chemotaxis protein CheW — protein sequence MDISDAELIADFVVEAQEGLANIEQQMLAIEEGGADINVELVNAVFRTMHSIKGTAGFLGLDRIGVLAHGLEEVLNRLRNHEVLPSSELVDTILHAADFMEGLIESVETSNEADISQYVESLQQYRVGGEPAVNPASAVKSEESTPPVVSATFHLSEAAREFIIECYDNLDLMDRDLLALEQSPGSTNLLRGIFRTMHTIKGGAGFLGLAVMEKFAHIAETLLGSLRDGDLPFTSEIAGALLAATDKCREGLRLLETTGTDIGFETDSIVQRLLAAQSVCPTGEHARNDAPDLLQSAPPRPSTGPSAPARSAPPTSAAHANTHDSAAETPEHALTDKQQLAAGDSTIRVDVALLDKLMTRVGELVLARNQILQHTNRSHDAEFISTAQRLNLITTELQEGVMKTRMQPIGNVWGKFPRVIRDLASQLGKQIRLEMEGKETELDKTILEAIKDPLTHLVRNSVDHGIESPEARRSVGKPETGCLRLRAYHEGGQVNIEIIDDGAGLNLERIRQKAVEKGIVTADQAARLSDREAAQLILLPGFSTAEKVTNVSGRGVGMDVVKTNIEKIGGTLDLQSQPGRGTTIKIKIPLTLAIIPALIVTTGGDRYAIPQVSLLELVRLEGEAVQRQIEYVHGAPVFRLRSKLLPLINLAERLGLSGGNVGGESPAGDQVVNIVVLRSNDRQYGLVVDKVNDTEEIVVKPLSRQLKGLGEYAGTTIMGDGTVALILDVLGIAMAAGLNAEMREQPHGGPGQADTLSRAESQTLLVVDLGDSRRFALPTSMIARLEKASAAAIEYAHNQPVIQYRGSILPLIELGDVFGRHPDQPERSEQSELQIIVYADQEHHCGFVVNRIVDIVETELNFVPGKPVREHLLGTMVIQERVTDVLNLPSLARHASPRSSAAFTPA from the coding sequence ATGGACATATCGGATGCAGAGTTGATTGCCGATTTTGTGGTGGAGGCCCAAGAAGGACTGGCAAATATCGAACAACAAATGCTGGCCATCGAAGAAGGGGGCGCCGACATCAATGTCGAGTTGGTGAATGCCGTGTTTCGCACCATGCACTCCATCAAAGGGACCGCCGGTTTTCTGGGATTGGATCGGATCGGTGTACTGGCCCATGGTTTGGAGGAAGTGCTCAATCGCCTGCGAAATCACGAAGTGCTGCCCAGTTCGGAGCTAGTCGACACAATTCTGCATGCCGCGGATTTTATGGAAGGGCTAATTGAATCGGTGGAGACCTCGAATGAGGCCGATATTAGCCAATATGTCGAGAGCTTGCAGCAATATCGGGTCGGCGGCGAACCAGCCGTTAATCCAGCCAGTGCCGTTAAGTCCGAGGAATCAACCCCTCCCGTTGTTTCCGCAACCTTCCACTTGAGCGAGGCCGCCCGTGAATTCATTATCGAGTGTTATGACAATCTCGACTTAATGGATCGGGATCTGCTGGCACTCGAGCAAAGCCCCGGCTCGACAAATTTACTGCGGGGAATTTTTCGCACGATGCACACCATCAAAGGGGGGGCGGGGTTTTTGGGACTGGCCGTCATGGAAAAATTCGCGCATATCGCGGAAACCCTGTTGGGGAGCTTGCGTGACGGGGATTTGCCGTTTACATCTGAAATCGCTGGAGCGCTCTTGGCCGCCACCGATAAATGTCGTGAAGGCCTGCGCTTGCTAGAAACCACCGGCACCGACATCGGATTTGAAACGGACTCCATCGTCCAGCGCTTGCTCGCCGCGCAAAGCGTCTGCCCAACGGGGGAACACGCCCGGAATGACGCGCCGGATTTGTTGCAGTCCGCTCCTCCGCGTCCCTCCACCGGCCCCAGCGCCCCGGCCCGTTCCGCGCCGCCGACCAGCGCCGCGCACGCAAATACGCACGACTCCGCCGCGGAAACGCCCGAACACGCCCTGACGGACAAACAGCAACTTGCGGCGGGAGACAGCACCATTCGCGTCGATGTCGCCTTGCTCGACAAACTGATGACGCGGGTCGGCGAGTTGGTGCTGGCCCGCAATCAGATTCTGCAGCACACCAATCGCTCGCATGACGCCGAGTTTATCAGCACCGCCCAACGGCTCAATCTGATTACCACGGAACTGCAAGAAGGGGTGATGAAAACCCGGATGCAGCCCATCGGCAATGTCTGGGGCAAATTTCCCCGGGTGATTCGCGATCTGGCGTCGCAGTTAGGGAAGCAAATCCGCCTGGAAATGGAGGGGAAGGAGACGGAGCTGGATAAAACGATCCTAGAGGCGATCAAAGACCCGCTAACGCACCTGGTTCGCAATTCGGTGGATCATGGCATTGAATCGCCCGAAGCGCGGCGCAGCGTCGGAAAGCCGGAAACCGGCTGCCTGCGTTTACGAGCTTATCACGAAGGGGGCCAAGTCAATATTGAGATCATCGACGATGGCGCGGGGCTGAACCTGGAACGGATTCGCCAGAAAGCGGTGGAAAAAGGGATTGTCACCGCCGATCAGGCCGCTCGGCTCTCCGACCGCGAGGCGGCGCAGTTGATTCTGTTGCCCGGCTTTTCCACGGCGGAAAAAGTGACCAATGTGTCCGGCAGGGGGGTCGGCATGGATGTCGTTAAAACAAATATTGAAAAAATCGGCGGCACGCTGGACTTGCAAAGCCAACCAGGCCGGGGAACAACCATCAAAATCAAGATACCGCTGACCCTGGCGATTATTCCCGCGTTGATTGTCACCACGGGGGGGGACCGCTATGCGATCCCGCAGGTGAGCTTGCTGGAACTGGTCCGCCTGGAGGGGGAAGCAGTCCAGCGGCAAATCGAATACGTGCATGGGGCGCCGGTATTCCGCCTGCGCAGCAAGCTGCTCCCCTTAATCAATCTGGCGGAACGACTGGGCCTGTCCGGCGGAAATGTCGGGGGAGAATCCCCGGCCGGTGATCAGGTAGTTAATATTGTCGTCCTGCGATCCAACGACCGGCAATACGGCCTGGTGGTCGATAAGGTGAATGACACCGAGGAAATCGTGGTCAAGCCGCTCAGCCGGCAACTCAAGGGACTGGGGGAATATGCCGGCACCACGATCATGGGGGATGGCACCGTTGCCTTGATCCTCGATGTGTTGGGAATCGCGATGGCGGCGGGGCTGAACGCCGAGATGCGCGAGCAACCGCACGGCGGCCCCGGCCAGGCCGATACCCTGTCCCGCGCTGAGTCGCAAACCTTGCTAGTCGTGGATCTGGGCGACTCACGCCGCTTCGCGCTCCCCACTTCGATGATCGCCCGCCTGGAAAAGGCCTCTGCGGCGGCGATTGAATACGCGCATAACCAGCCGGTGATCCAATACCGCGGCAGCATCCTGCCGTTGATTGAGCTGGGGGATGTCTTTGGCCGACACCCTGACCAGCCCGAACGGTCGGAACAATCCGAATTGCAGATTATCGTGTACGCCGACCAGGAACATCACTGCGGATTTGTGGTTAATCGGATTGTGGACATCGTGGAAACAGAATTGAATTTTGTCCCGGGAAAGCCGGTCCGGGAGCATTTATTGGGCACGATGGTGATTCAGGAACGCGTGACGGATGTGCTGAATTTGCCTAGCTTGGCGCGCCACGCATCGCCCCGGTCATCCGCCGCTTTCACACCCGCTTAG
- the ade gene encoding adenine deaminase, with protein sequence MTAAPEISANIVDVVRGEIRPGTVRVAHGRIAEIVYADSPRDTYLIPGFVDAHVHIESSMLVPTEFARLATPHGTVATVSDPHEIANVLGGAGVWYMVDNAAQTPLKVNFGAPSCVPATPFDKAGGAIDAEGVAALLDDPRIKYLSEMMNFPGVLMGDEQVHAKIAAAHQRKKPVDGHAPGVRGADLNKYLSAGISTDHESRAYDEGLEKLQKGMKLIIREGSAAKDFQALHLLLRQFPDACMFCSDDKHPHDLVEGHINQLVVRAVAAGIDPMIVLRAACVTPVRHYKLDVGLLHLGDRADFVEVRDLTNFEVLRTWINGELVAEHGGTLLPRVEPVMANNFQCAPVSPDLFKLPTPTGWTDGVHAAQRVRVIEALDGQLVTNALSAAANAQNGEILADQQRDLLKMVLVDRYTGGPPAVCLVKNFGLARGAIASSVSHDSHNLIAVGASDAEISLALNALVHARGGISLAAGDTVDVVPLPIAGLMSGDSGERIAADYSRLDAAAKSLGSPLFAPYMTLSFMALTVIPALKLGPAGLFDVHKFGYVGLVEEGK encoded by the coding sequence ATGACCGCAGCCCCGGAAATTTCGGCCAATATCGTGGATGTGGTTCGGGGAGAAATTCGTCCCGGCACCGTGCGTGTCGCTCATGGGCGGATCGCCGAAATCGTCTATGCCGATTCTCCGCGGGACACGTATTTGATTCCGGGTTTTGTGGATGCGCATGTGCATATTGAAAGTTCGATGCTGGTACCGACGGAATTTGCCCGCCTGGCCACGCCGCATGGGACGGTGGCAACGGTCTCGGACCCGCATGAGATAGCGAACGTGCTGGGGGGGGCGGGCGTGTGGTACATGGTGGACAACGCCGCACAAACCCCCCTCAAGGTCAACTTTGGAGCGCCGTCGTGCGTCCCCGCCACGCCCTTTGACAAGGCGGGGGGGGCGATCGATGCCGAGGGTGTCGCCGCACTCTTGGATGATCCGCGAATCAAGTACTTGAGCGAGATGATGAACTTTCCCGGAGTGCTCATGGGGGATGAGCAGGTCCACGCCAAGATCGCCGCCGCCCATCAGCGTAAAAAGCCGGTTGACGGTCACGCGCCGGGCGTGCGCGGGGCGGATCTAAATAAGTATCTGTCCGCAGGGATCAGCACCGATCATGAGAGCCGCGCGTATGACGAGGGGCTGGAGAAACTGCAAAAGGGGATGAAGCTGATTATCCGCGAAGGTTCGGCGGCCAAGGATTTTCAGGCGTTGCATTTGCTTTTGCGGCAATTTCCCGACGCGTGCATGTTTTGCAGTGATGATAAGCATCCGCATGATCTGGTCGAGGGACATATCAATCAACTGGTCGTCCGCGCCGTGGCCGCGGGTATCGATCCCATGATTGTCCTGCGCGCTGCTTGTGTCACACCGGTCCGCCACTACAAACTGGACGTGGGACTGCTGCACCTGGGGGACCGGGCGGACTTTGTCGAGGTGCGGGACTTGACCAACTTTGAAGTCTTGCGCACTTGGATCAATGGCGAACTGGTCGCGGAGCATGGAGGCACGCTCTTGCCGCGGGTCGAGCCAGTGATGGCGAATAACTTTCAATGCGCGCCTGTTAGCCCGGATTTATTCAAATTGCCAACGCCGACGGGCTGGACCGACGGCGTTCACGCCGCGCAGCGGGTGCGCGTCATCGAGGCGCTCGATGGCCAATTGGTCACCAACGCGCTGAGCGCGGCGGCAAACGCGCAAAACGGCGAAATCCTGGCTGACCAACAGCGCGACCTGCTCAAAATGGTCCTGGTGGATCGATACACGGGGGGACCACCGGCGGTTTGCCTGGTCAAGAATTTTGGCTTGGCCCGGGGGGCGATTGCTTCGAGCGTCTCGCACGATTCGCACAATTTGATCGCGGTCGGCGCCAGCGATGCCGAGATTAGTCTGGCCCTCAATGCCCTGGTTCACGCCCGCGGTGGAATCTCGCTGGCGGCTGGCGATACCGTGGATGTGGTGCCGCTGCCGATCGCGGGACTGATGAGCGGTGATTCCGGGGAACGGATCGCGGCGGATTATTCGCGCCTGGACGCCGCGGCCAAATCTCTCGGCTCCCCCCTCTTTGCCCCCTACATGACGCTCTCCTTTATGGCCCTGACGGTTATTCCCGCGCTCAAGCTCGGACCCGCGGGACTCTTTGACGTCCACAAATTTGGTTACGTGGGCCTGGTGGAGGAGGGAAAGTAA
- a CDS encoding TIGR03000 domain-containing protein yields MLRNLAYKLGVVAAIVMALVGAAVPAEAGWHHRHGGWGSSGGWGGSSGGWGSSGGWGGSSGGWGSSGGWGGSSGGWGSSGGWGGSHGWHKHHRRYAVSYGSWGGSSGGWGGSSGGFYYGSSGGGSSGYSTYYAPTYGGSSGGTIYSGSVGGTIYQGASPIIQLPSTTTPATPGTEGATPMTAPDGSGTNAPVTDPASARINLSVPAMAKVFVNGHATKSTGPNRQFVSRGLQAGMNYNYEIRVELDGQTIHTETVTLTGGQSLAVAATGNSGTPVAVKPADALKTTVIIKVPENAKVTLAGLPTAQTGTTREFTTDKLSAGEAWENYTISVTAEVDGAVKTAEKTITVYAGDVRTVEFDLNVVTDNITRTASK; encoded by the coding sequence ATGTTGCGAAATCTGGCTTACAAGTTGGGCGTGGTGGCAGCTATTGTGATGGCCCTGGTTGGTGCGGCGGTTCCTGCGGAAGCGGGCTGGCATCACCGACATGGTGGCTGGGGTAGTTCTGGCGGTTGGGGCGGCAGCTCCGGCGGCTGGGGCAGCTCGGGTGGTTGGGGTGGCAGCTCCGGCGGCTGGGGTAGCTCAGGTGGTTGGGGTGGCAGCTCCGGCGGCTGGGGTAGCTCTGGCGGTTGGGGTGGCTCTCATGGTTGGCACAAGCATCATCGTCGGTATGCGGTCAGCTATGGCAGTTGGGGCGGTAGCTCTGGCGGCTGGGGTGGTAGCTCTGGCGGTTTTTATTATGGCTCTAGTGGCGGCGGTAGCTCTGGCTACTCCACCTACTATGCACCGACCTATGGCGGGTCTTCGGGCGGAACGATTTACTCTGGATCGGTAGGCGGCACCATTTACCAAGGCGCCTCGCCGATCATCCAGCTTCCTTCCACCACGACTCCCGCGACTCCTGGCACGGAAGGGGCCACGCCCATGACCGCGCCAGATGGCAGCGGCACAAACGCCCCCGTGACCGACCCGGCATCGGCTCGGATCAATCTGTCGGTTCCCGCGATGGCCAAAGTGTTTGTCAATGGCCATGCGACCAAAAGCACCGGTCCGAATCGGCAATTTGTCTCGCGTGGATTGCAAGCGGGCATGAACTATAACTATGAAATTCGCGTGGAACTGGATGGCCAAACCATTCATACCGAAACCGTCACGCTGACGGGTGGACAGTCGCTGGCAGTGGCGGCTACCGGTAATAGTGGCACGCCTGTGGCGGTAAAACCGGCGGACGCTCTCAAGACGACGGTGATCATCAAGGTTCCCGAAAACGCCAAGGTGACACTAGCCGGACTGCCGACCGCCCAGACCGGCACCACGCGTGAATTTACCACCGATAAGCTGTCGGCTGGCGAAGCCTGGGAAAACTACACCATTTCGGTCACCGCCGAAGTGGACGGAGCGGTAAAAACCGCCGAGAAAACGATCACGGTGTATGCGGGTGACGTGCGGACCGTGGAATTTGACCTGAATGTCGTGACGGACAATATCACCCGGACGGCGTCGAAGTAG
- a CDS encoding HTTM domain-containing protein — MSRLFAYVRECYTTATDSWNEFWFAPARPLPLAWIRILTAISLLYAHAVWTVDWRGFFGSPGWLSPQARQVILGPQIAPYYWSHFDWIDSPAALWLIHLAGFVVLIGLLIGYQTRACAVLAWLLQVSYAHRNPLANFGLDAVHGMLAMYLMVGPSGAAWSVDEWMRQRSKDKRGNFDHGNKQSTPPPRKVGWWQSVRGLEAPPSSGARLATRLIQCHMCLIYLFSALGKIQGQTWWQGTAIWGAVGNLEYQAWDATWLANYPLLGNFVTHLTVVWELAYCVLIWPRLWRPVMLFLAVGLHVGIGLWLGMLTFGLAMLIGNLAFVLPEWWEPENEPISPTSPL, encoded by the coding sequence ATGAGCCGCTTGTTCGCCTACGTTCGCGAATGTTACACGACGGCCACGGATAGCTGGAACGAATTTTGGTTTGCCCCCGCGCGGCCGCTGCCGCTAGCGTGGATACGGATCTTGACCGCGATCTCGCTACTCTATGCGCATGCGGTTTGGACCGTGGATTGGCGGGGATTTTTTGGCTCGCCGGGATGGTTGTCCCCGCAAGCGCGGCAGGTGATTCTGGGTCCGCAAATCGCACCCTATTATTGGAGCCATTTTGATTGGATCGACAGTCCCGCCGCGCTGTGGTTGATTCATCTTGCTGGCTTCGTGGTCTTGATCGGATTGTTGATCGGTTATCAAACCCGCGCGTGCGCGGTGCTCGCCTGGCTATTGCAGGTTTCTTATGCGCATCGCAATCCCTTGGCCAACTTTGGCCTGGACGCGGTGCATGGCATGTTGGCCATGTATCTCATGGTGGGCCCCAGCGGCGCGGCTTGGTCCGTCGATGAGTGGATGCGGCAAAGAAGCAAAGATAAGCGCGGAAACTTCGACCACGGCAACAAACAATCAACACCGCCGCCGCGAAAAGTTGGTTGGTGGCAATCCGTGCGCGGCCTCGAGGCACCCCCCAGTAGCGGCGCGCGGCTGGCCACGCGGCTGATCCAATGCCACATGTGTCTGATCTATTTATTCTCCGCCTTGGGAAAAATTCAGGGTCAAACCTGGTGGCAGGGGACGGCCATTTGGGGGGCGGTCGGCAACCTGGAATATCAAGCCTGGGATGCGACCTGGCTGGCTAATTACCCGCTCTTGGGAAATTTTGTGACGCACCTGACCGTGGTTTGGGAATTGGCCTACTGTGTCCTGATTTGGCCCCGTTTATGGCGGCCAGTGATGCTATTCTTGGCGGTGGGCCTGCATGTGGGCATTGGCCTCTGGCTGGGGATGCTGACCTTTGGGCTGGCGATGCTGATCGGCAATCTGGCGTTTGTGTTGCCAGAGTGGTGGGAGCCAGAGAATGAACCAATTTCCCCCACGTCCCCTCTATAA
- a CDS encoding aspartate-semialdehyde dehydrogenase, which translates to MIQTLAVVGATGAVGGIILQLLEQRKFPAQRFKLLASGRSAGKTIKFLGQDHVIEELRPEAFSGVQVAIGSTPDEVARDFCPWAVERDCIVVDESGYWRMDTTVPLVIPEVNPRAIHQHRGIISSPNCSTTQLVMALKPLHDAARVQRVVVSTYQATSGAGVAGQRDLTTGTHMFLHGQPHQYETFSHPIAFNLIPQIGSHKEAGYTSEEMKMVYETRKILGDETIQVCPTAVRVPVSNCHSESILVETEKKLTVAEATELFRSFPGIVVVDDLPNKEYPMPLNCDGRDEVFIGRIREDLSSPRGLAFWCVSDNLRKGAATNAVQIAELLAKQI; encoded by the coding sequence GTGATCCAGACTTTGGCCGTGGTGGGCGCGACAGGCGCCGTGGGCGGAATCATTTTGCAACTTTTGGAACAGCGCAAATTTCCCGCCCAGCGCTTTAAGCTGTTGGCCTCGGGCCGTTCCGCTGGCAAAACGATCAAGTTTTTAGGCCAGGACCACGTGATTGAAGAACTCCGCCCGGAGGCCTTTTCCGGCGTCCAAGTGGCGATTGGCAGCACGCCTGATGAGGTGGCACGCGATTTTTGCCCCTGGGCGGTGGAACGGGACTGCATTGTGGTGGACGAAAGCGGCTATTGGCGCATGGATACGACGGTGCCGCTGGTCATCCCGGAGGTGAATCCCCGGGCCATCCACCAGCACCGGGGGATCATCAGTAGTCCCAATTGCTCCACCACGCAACTGGTGATGGCGCTCAAGCCGTTGCATGACGCCGCCCGCGTGCAGCGCGTGGTGGTCAGCACCTATCAAGCGACCAGCGGCGCGGGGGTGGCGGGGCAGCGCGACCTGACCACCGGCACGCACATGTTTTTGCATGGCCAGCCGCACCAGTATGAGACCTTTTCCCACCCGATCGCCTTTAACCTGATTCCCCAGATTGGCTCCCACAAGGAAGCGGGCTACACCAGCGAAGAAATGAAAATGGTGTATGAAACGCGCAAGATCCTAGGGGATGAAACGATCCAGGTCTGTCCCACGGCGGTGCGCGTGCCGGTCAGCAACTGCCATAGCGAAAGCATTTTGGTCGAGACCGAGAAGAAGCTTACCGTGGCGGAGGCAACGGAGTTATTTCGCTCGTTTCCGGGGATTGTGGTGGTGGACGACCTGCCAAATAAGGAATACCCCATGCCGCTCAACTGTGATGGCCGGGATGAGGTCTTTATTGGCCGGATACGCGAAGATCTCTCGAGTCCGCGGGGATTGGCGTTTTGGTGTGTCAGCGACAATCTCCGCAAAGGGGCCGCCACCAACGCCGTGCAAATCGCTGAGCTTTTAGCCAAGCAAATCTGA
- the truA gene encoding tRNA pseudouridine(38-40) synthase TruA has translation MKPSEPLAMAHGMNPAEQGGEAAASAGFDAAPSSTLRGIKLTVAYDGSNYLGWQSQCNGRTIQEVLEKVGRQIAGEKVNMHASGRTDAGVHALGQVISFRTHARHTPEVWLRAFNGFLPTDIGVIRVEETSPVFHARVHAVGKCYRYLLHDGPRPEALAQRALWQYSRPLDLARMQEAASLLQGTHDFYSFQSGGSRRRTTIRTVRDIRLWRPFDPAAAAESATAQSPTRFLSYPAEARPYPLLLHPAGLIVLEITADGFLYNMVRTILGTLVQVGTGRRAIDWPAQVLAARDRRQAGQTAPAQGLYLVSVDYGDGHP, from the coding sequence ATGAAACCTTCCGAACCGCTGGCCATGGCACATGGGATGAATCCAGCGGAGCAGGGGGGGGAAGCCGCCGCTTCCGCCGGATTTGACGCTGCTCCCTCGTCCACGCTGCGCGGCATCAAGCTGACCGTGGCCTACGATGGCTCGAATTACCTGGGCTGGCAGTCGCAATGCAATGGGCGGACGATCCAGGAAGTCCTGGAAAAAGTGGGCCGCCAAATCGCCGGTGAAAAAGTCAACATGCACGCCAGTGGCCGGACCGATGCCGGAGTGCATGCCCTGGGACAGGTGATTAGCTTTCGCACGCACGCCCGCCACACGCCAGAAGTTTGGCTGCGGGCGTTTAATGGTTTTTTGCCCACCGATATTGGCGTCATCCGCGTGGAAGAAACCAGCCCCGTGTTTCACGCCCGCGTGCATGCGGTTGGCAAATGTTACCGCTATTTGCTGCATGATGGCCCGCGGCCCGAGGCACTGGCGCAGCGGGCATTGTGGCAATACTCTCGGCCGCTGGATTTAGCGCGTATGCAAGAGGCCGCCAGCCTTTTACAGGGGACGCACGATTTTTACAGCTTTCAGTCGGGGGGTTCGCGGCGGCGCACCACCATCCGCACCGTGCGGGACATTCGGTTGTGGCGGCCATTTGATCCGGCGGCGGCCGCTGAATCCGCTACGGCGCAATCACCCACCAGGTTTTTGTCTTATCCAGCCGAAGCGCGGCCCTATCCCCTGTTGCTTCATCCCGCGGGGTTGATCGTGCTCGAGATCACCGCGGACGGTTTTTTGTATAATATGGTCCGTACCATCCTGGGAACGCTGGTGCAGGTGGGAACAGGCCGCCGAGCGATCGACTGGCCCGCGCAGGTCCTCGCCGCGCGGGACCGCCGTCAGGCTGGCCAAACCGCGCCCGCCCAGGGGCTGTATCTGGTCTCGGTCGATTATGGGGACGGGCATCCCTAG
- a CDS encoding serine/threonine-protein kinase → MPFQPSSQAYLGSHRLLNAIGSGRHCAVWDAMVDAKGERRAIKILLKLEREQIQLMRHEFAVAQGLDHPNVIHIYEFNIHQETPYLAMEYFPSINLKQYLLQYKVEKLQPQLNSILVQAALGLGYFHDRGWVHRDIKPDNYLISEDIRIKLIDFALAEKKKSFFSGLLGGRGRAIQGTRSYMSPEQIRGEGLDQRSDIYSYACTAYELVTGRLPFTGSNTNELLNKHLKSTPPPLEMHNKLVTPGFSALMKKMLSKKPSDRPANLSEVAAEIKAHGVVKGGEVNF, encoded by the coding sequence ATGCCATTTCAGCCCAGCTCTCAAGCTTATTTGGGTTCGCACCGCTTGCTTAACGCCATCGGCAGCGGGCGGCACTGCGCGGTCTGGGACGCGATGGTTGACGCCAAGGGGGAACGGCGCGCGATTAAAATTCTTTTAAAGCTTGAGCGGGAACAAATTCAGCTCATGCGGCACGAATTTGCCGTGGCGCAGGGGCTGGATCATCCCAATGTTATCCATATCTACGAGTTTAACATCCATCAGGAAACGCCGTATCTGGCGATGGAATATTTTCCCTCGATCAATCTCAAACAGTATTTGCTGCAGTACAAAGTAGAAAAGCTGCAACCACAGTTAAATTCCATTTTGGTCCAAGCCGCGCTCGGTTTGGGCTATTTTCATGACCGGGGTTGGGTCCACCGCGATATCAAGCCGGATAATTACCTGATTAGCGAGGATATCCGTATCAAGCTGATTGATTTTGCCCTGGCTGAAAAAAAGAAATCGTTTTTTAGCGGTTTGTTGGGAGGGCGGGGGAGGGCGATCCAAGGAACCCGCAGCTATATGTCTCCCGAGCAAATCCGCGGCGAAGGCCTGGACCAGCGCAGCGATATTTACAGTTATGCCTGCACCGCTTATGAACTGGTCACCGGTCGCCTGCCCTTTACCGGCTCTAACACCAATGAACTGCTCAATAAGCACTTAAAAAGCACCCCGCCGCCACTGGAAATGCACAATAAACTAGTCACCCCCGGCTTTTCGGCGCTGATGAAAAAAATGCTGTCGAAAAAACCTTCCGATCGCCCGGCCAATCTCAGTGAGGTGGCCGCCGAAATCAAGGCCCACGGTGTGGTGAAGGGGGGGGAAGTAAATTTCTAG
- a CDS encoding acetyl-CoA carboxylase carboxyltransferase subunit alpha, with protein MPAALHQLAFEKPIYELEAQIAALDSQPDKSPELIESIRQLRRELAERKRKIFGDLNPWQTVEVARHPDRPMTTDYLNLVFSEFVELHGDKSFGDDRAIRAGFAKLDQYKVVVIGHQKGKTLAERQACHFGCAHPEGYRKAMSKMELAAKYKLPLVCFIDTPGAYPGVGAEERGQAQVIAESMFLMSRLRTPIIVIVIGEGGSGGALGIGVGDKVAVLQHAYYSVISPEGCAGILWKSHTFKEQAAAALKLTSQDLLRLGVIDDVIEEPLGGAHRDHPQMAARMKQYLLRSLKELNAQPLDQLLAGRYEKFRRMGQFLEGNPLEQAELNGASHHMSVAEG; from the coding sequence ATGCCAGCCGCACTTCATCAACTCGCTTTTGAAAAACCGATTTATGAACTCGAAGCGCAGATCGCTGCGCTCGATAGCCAGCCGGACAAAAGTCCCGAATTGATCGAAAGCATCCGACAATTACGGCGTGAATTGGCCGAACGCAAGCGCAAAATCTTTGGCGATTTAAATCCCTGGCAAACGGTCGAGGTCGCCCGGCATCCCGACCGGCCGATGACCACCGACTACTTAAATCTGGTGTTCAGCGAGTTTGTCGAGCTGCACGGGGACAAATCGTTTGGCGATGATCGGGCGATTCGGGCCGGCTTTGCCAAGCTCGACCAGTACAAAGTCGTGGTCATCGGCCATCAAAAAGGCAAAACCCTGGCCGAACGGCAGGCGTGCCACTTTGGCTGTGCCCATCCCGAAGGCTATCGCAAGGCTATGAGCAAAATGGAACTGGCCGCCAAATACAAGCTGCCGCTCGTCTGCTTTATTGATACCCCGGGAGCCTATCCCGGCGTGGGGGCCGAGGAACGGGGCCAAGCCCAGGTCATTGCCGAAAGCATGTTTCTGATGTCGCGGCTGCGCACGCCGATCATCGTGATTGTCATTGGCGAGGGAGGCTCCGGCGGGGCCTTGGGCATCGGCGTGGGGGACAAGGTCGCGGTATTGCAGCATGCCTATTATTCGGTGATTAGCCCGGAGGGGTGCGCGGGGATCTTGTGGAAAAGCCACACATTTAAGGAGCAGGCCGCCGCCGCGTTAAAGCTGACCAGCCAGGATTTGCTGCGTCTGGGAGTGATTGATGATGTGATCGAGGAACCACTGGGGGGCGCGCACCGCGATCATCCACAAATGGCTGCCCGTATGAAGCAATACTTGCTGCGCAGCCTCAAAGAGTTAAATGCGCAGCCGCTCGATCAATTGTTGGCCGGTCGCTATGAGAAATTTCGCCGAATGGGGCAGTTTCTAGAGGGAAATCCGCTGGAACAGGCGGAGCTGAACGGCGCCAGCCATCACATGAGCGTGGCGGAAGGTTAA